Proteins encoded by one window of Panicum virgatum strain AP13 chromosome 7N, P.virgatum_v5, whole genome shotgun sequence:
- the LOC120681918 gene encoding eukaryotic translation initiation factor 4B1-like encodes MAKAWGGVGAWALDAERAEEEEHERVQAPEPAGGAASFPSLAEAAAAGGGGKSKKKSKGTTLSLSEFTTYGAAAAQRRAAPVEPRGLTPNEMMMLPTGPRERSDEELDRSRGFRSYGGLGGGERRGFDDEGRRGSRSSDLDMPSRADEVDDWGATKKFTPAATDSGRRDRFGGPSPLGRADDIDDWSRDKKPLPSRYPSLGSGGGGGGYRSSSGFRDSSASSDSDRWVRGATLTPHNGEGAGERPRIVLDPPKRDPAATSTPPTEVARSRPSPFGAARPREDVLTEKGVDWRKFKSGIEQKTGQPTSLHSNKENGAHSSRPGSPGSQVSAVESEGAPRARPKVNPFGDAKPREVVLQEKGKDWRKIDLELEHRAVNRPESDEERNLKEEINLMKVDLKGIEGNISDGSDQASVDAKNLSEKISQLESKLEQLTRELDDKIRFGQRPRSGAARVTALPPTSLAEEPEATVVDRPVVVVWNHTQTWKKDGDFKEAEKGALLVEAEVQIGQ; translated from the exons atGGCAAAGGCCTGGGGTGGCGTCGGCGCGTGGGCGCTGGACGCCGagcgcgccgaggaggaggagcacgagcGCGTCCAGGCGCCCgagcccgccggcggcgccgccagctTCCCCAGCCtcgcggaggcggccgccgcgggcggcgggggCAAGTCCAAGAAGAAGAGCAAGGGCACCACCCTGTCGCTCTCCGAGTTCACCACCTacggcgcggcagcggcgcagcgccgcgccgctcccgtGGAGCCCAGGGGCCTCACCCCTAACGAGATGATGATGCTGCCCACGGGGCCCCGGGAGCGCTCCGACGAGGAGCTCGACCGCTCCCGCGGCTTCCGCTCCTACGGCGGCCTCGGGGGAGGCGAGCGCCGCGGCTTCGACGACGagggccgccgcgggagcaggaGCTCGGATCTCGACATGCCCTCCCGCGCCGACGAGGTGGACGACTGGGGGGCCACTAAGAAGTTCACCCCGGCTGCCACCGACTCCGGCCGCCGCGACAGGTTCGGCGGGCCGTCCCCGCTCGGCCGCGCGGATGACATTGACGACTGGTCGCGCGACAAGAAGCCGCTCCCGTCGCGCTACCCCAGCCTCGGttctggcggtggcggtggcggataCCGCAGCTCGTCGGGCTTCCGCGACTCATCAGCTTCCTCTGATTCCGACCGTTGGGTCCGTGGAGCCACCCTTACGCCACACAACGGCGAGGGGGCGGGGGAGAGGCCGCGCATCGTTCTCGATCCTCCAAAACGTGATCCTGCAGCAACATCTACGCCACCTACCGAGGTGGCACGCAGCCGGCCAAGCCCATTCGGTGCTGCAAGGCCCCGGGAGGATGTGCTGACCGAGAAGGGAGTGGATTGGAGGAAATTCAAGAGTGGGATTGAGCAGAAGACTGGCCAGCCTACCAGCTTGCACTCCAACAAGGAAAATGGTGCCCATTCCTCCCGCCCCGGGAGCCCTGGATCACAGGTTTCAGCAGTTGAGAGTGAGGGAGCACCCAGGGCACGGCCAAAGGTTAACCCGTTCGGTGATGCCAAGCCAAGGGAAGTTGttttgcaggagaaagggaagGATTGGAGGAAGATTGACCTTGAGCTGGAGCATCGTGCTGTAAATAG GCCAGAGTCAGATGAAGAAAGAAACCTGAAAGAAGAAATCAACCTTATGAAGGTGGATCTGAAAGGAATCGAGGGAAATATTAGTGATGGTTCTGACCAAGCCTCGGTAGATGCAAAAAATTTGTCTGAGAAGATATCTCAGTTGGAAAGTAAACTTGAGCAGCTTACAAGGGAGTTGGATGACAAGATTCGATTTGGGCAAAGACCACGTTCTGGTGCAGCCAGGGTTACAGCTCTTCCACCAACCAGTTTAGCAGAGGAACCAGAAGCTACAGTTGTGGACAGACCGGTCGTGGTGGTATGGAACCACACTCAAACCTGGAAGAAAGATGGGGATTTCAAGGAAGCAGAGAAAGGGGCTCTTTTGGTGGAAGCTGAAGTTCAGATAG